In one Musa acuminata AAA Group cultivar baxijiao chromosome BXJ2-5, Cavendish_Baxijiao_AAA, whole genome shotgun sequence genomic region, the following are encoded:
- the LOC103973442 gene encoding expansin-A10 has translation MPPTPSLPPPPKSDLRQLFALLFLLHSLRSRLAAAHQGSSSYAAAALTEWRSAHASYYAASDPRDTFGGACGYGDLGKSGYGMATAGLSDALFEKGAACGGCYEVRCVEELRYCLPGTSIVLTATNFCAPNYGLPADAGGICNHPNHHLLMPIQAFEKIAIWKAGVMPIQYRRVKCIREDGVRFTIDGKGFFYTVLISNVAGAGDVTAVKIKGSVTGWLPMGRTWGQNWHISADLKGQALSFEVTSSDGVTLTSYNVAPKDWDFGKTYVGKQFPF, from the exons ATGCCGCCGACACCATCATTACCACCTCCACCTAAGTCCGACCTCCGCCAATTATttgctctcctcttcctcctccactctCTGCGCTCACGCTTGGCCGCAGCTCACCAGGGTTCATCCTCCTATGCTGCTGCCGCTCTCACGGAATGGCGCTCCGCCCATGCCTCCTACTACGCCGCCTCCGACCCGCGCGACACCTTTG GGGGCGCGTGCGGGTACGGCGACCTAGGGAAGAGCGGGTACGGGATGGCGACGGCGGGGCTGAGCGATGCGCTGTTCGAGAAGGGCGCGGCGTGCGGCGGCTGTTACGAGGTGCGGTGCGTGGAGGAGCTGCGCTACTGCCTGCCGGGGACTTCCATCGTGCTCACCGCTACCAATTTCTGCGCTCCCAACTACGGCCTCCCGGCAGACGCAGGTGGGATCTGCAACCATCCCAACCACCACCTCCTCATGCCTATCCAAGCCTTTGAGAAGATCGCCATCTGGAAGGCCGGCGTCATGCCCATCCAGTACCGCAG GGTCAAGTGCATAAGAGAAGATGGTGTTCGGTTTACCATAGATGGCAAGGGCTTCTTCTACACAGTGCTGATCAGTAATGTGGCAGGTGCTGGTGATGTTACGGCGGTGAAGATAAAGGGGTCAGTGACTGGGTGGCTGCCCATGGGCCGAACCTGGGGCCAGAATTGGCACATCAGTGCTGACCTCAAGGGTCAGGCATTGTCCTTCGAGGTCACCTCCAGCGACGGTGTCACCCTGACCTCCTACAATGTCGCCCCCAAGGACTGGGATTTCGGCAAAACCTATGTCGGCAAACAATTCCCCTTCTGA